Proteins encoded by one window of Pelmatolapia mariae isolate MD_Pm_ZW linkage group LG14, Pm_UMD_F_2, whole genome shotgun sequence:
- the LOC134641595 gene encoding von Willebrand factor A domain-containing protein 5A-like isoform X3: MVRACGLLTAQKEPVPLKSIEVELEVRDHVATVVSTLNYENKEDKPLEAVFVFPLPGDAAVCHFSARIGQTQIVAEVKEKQKAREEYDDALSCGQQAFLLEESDQSPDIFSLSVGSLPPGESASIRLEYVTELAVQADDGLRFCLPAVLNPRYQPQGSEGAGVQVTSVPASLVPYSLSFSARVSSPRPISKVESNCSLDPLQYLNTDQTQATVKLAAGHKFDRDVELLIYYKDAHQPTAVVEGGQASAEPGSLMGDPVVMVSLYPEFPQSVMSSVASCGEFVLLMDRSGSMSNTRISSARDTLLLLLKSLPMGCYFNIYSFGSRYEHIFPNSVEYSQQTMEEALKTVEQMEANLGGTEILEPLKHIYSQPCIPNQPRQVTHQLFVFTDGEVWDTKEVIDLVKNNSNSHRCFSFGIGEGASSALINGMAKEGGGHAQFITGTDRMQAKVMQSLRFALQPTVVDISVTWDLPKEVSVTVLSPPITALFQGQRSLIYAQLTGQCSEAAEGCVTVKYSLAGHPSENQLHFSLRPAEDTGLTVHKLGARTLIRSLEEGEDRGWQDTKVKEKVVQLSVQSGISSSLTAFIAVFNNNGEAIQGPLLHKNISKHNYVDCTLSPYQDYEDLQEPSLLTMGYMYADQESYDYVGCTLDPYQNCEGYMDADQESGDYMDCTLPLDQDYEACSYKPRNKSDSKTGVFTQMKKILSDFWKSCKTVADGALKSVSEASVSEQQTRDPVLQLVSLQEATGKWLLDPALPTALGKTNEEVEKSKPVLANKEIWATILALIWLHGLKMDSKNEWDLLAMKAASWLRAQNAPWVTECVEAANLLLGCSVTKEALGL; encoded by the exons ATGGTGAGAGCCTGTGGTCTGCTAACTGCCCAAAAGGAACCAG ttccTCTGAAGAGCATTgaggtggagctggaggtgAGGGACCATGTGGCTACAGTGGTCTCCACTCTGAACTACGAGAATAAGGAGGACAAACCATTAGAGGCTGTTTTTGTCTTCCCTCTGCCTGGAGATGCTGCTGTCTGTCATTTCAGTGCTAGGATTGGACAGACACAGATTGTAGCTGAGGTGAAGGAGAAACAGAAG GCTCGTGAGGAGTATGATGATGCTCTGAGCTGCGGTCAGCAGGCCTTCCTATTGGAGGAGAGTGATCAGAGTCCAGATATATTCTCTCTGAGTGTGGGCAGTCTGCCTCCAGGAGAGAGCGCCTCCATCAGGTTGGAGTACGTGACTGAGCTGGCTGTGCAGGCTGATGATGGTCTGAGGTTCTGTctgcctgctgtgctcaacCCTCGATACCAACCTCAGG GTAGTGAAGGTGCAGGAGTCCAGGTGACTTCTGTTCCAGCCTCTCTGGTGCCCTACAGTCTGTCTTTCTCTGCCCGAGTGTCCTCTCCTCGTCCAATCTCTAAAGTAGAGTCCAACTGTTCCCTGGACCCGCTCCAGTACCTCAACACTGATCAAACCCAGGCCACG GTCAAGTTGGCTGCAGGACACAAGTTTGACAGAGATGTTGAACTGCTGATTTATTACAAAGACGCCCACCAGCCCACTGCTGTGGTGGAGGGAGGACAGGCCTCTGCTGAGCCGG GCTCTCTGATGGGTGATCCAGTGGTGATGGTCAGTCTGTACCCTGAGTTTCCCCAGTCTGTGATGTCTTCAGTGGCTTCATGTGGagagtttgtgttgttaatgGATCGATCTGGAAGTATGAGTAATACTCGCATCAGCAGTGCCAGG GATACTCTGCTGCTCCTGTTGAAGAGCTTACCAATGGGCTGCTATTtcaatatttacagttttgggtCCAGATATGAACACATCTTCCC TAATAGTGTGGAGTACAGCCAGCAGACCATGGAGGAGGCTCTGAAGACAGTTGAGCAGATGGAGGCTAATCTTGGAGGAACAGAGATCCTGGAGCCCCTTAAACATATTTACAGCCAGCCCTGCATTCCCAATCAGCCTCGACAGGTAACACACCAG CTGTTTGTCTTTACTGATGGAGAGGTGTGGGACACCAAAGAAGTGATAGATCTGGTGAAGAACAACTCAAATTCTCACAG gtgtttttcttttgggaTTGGGGAAGGGGCCAGCTCTGCTCTCATCAATGGGATGGCCAAGGAAGGAGGAGGTCACGCTCAGTTCATCACAGGGACTGACAGGATGCAAGCAAAA gTGATGCAGTCGCTGCGATTTGCTCTGCAGCCGACTGTGGTCGACATCTCAGTCACATGGGATTTACCAAAGGAAGTGTCTGTCACTGTCCTCTCTCCACCAATCACAGCACTTTtccagggtcaaaggtcactgaTTTATGCCCAGCTCACTGGACAG TGCTCAGAGGCAGCAGAGGGCTGTGTGACGGTGAAGTACAGCCTGGCAGGTCATCCTTCTGAGAACCAGCTGCACTTCAGTCTCAGACCTGCAGAGGACACTGG ATTAACAGTCCACAAGCTGGGTGCTCGGACTCTGATTCGTTCCCTGGAGGAGGGAGAAGACAGAGGATGGCAAGACACAAAAGTGAAGGAGAAGGTGGTGCAGCTCAGTGTCCAATCGGGTATAAGCAGTTCACTGACTGCCTTCATTGCTGTCTTCAATAACAATGGCGAGGCGATTCAAGGACCTCTTCTGCACAAAAATATTTCGAAACACa ATTACGTTGATTGCACTCTGAGTCCTTACCAGGATTATGAAG ATCTCCAAGAGCCTTCCCTTCTTACCATGGGTTACATGTATGCTGATCAGGAATCTTATG ATTACGTTGGTTGCACCCTGGATCCTTATCAGAATTGTGAAG GTTACATGGATGCTGATCAGGAATCTGGTG ATTACATGGATTGCACACTGCCTCTTGATCAGGATTATGAAG CTTGTAGCTACAAACCTAGAAATAAGTCTGACAGCAAGACAGGGGTATTTACTCAGATGAAGAAGATACTAAGTGACTTTTGGAAATCTTGTAAGACGGTGGCTGATGGTGCTCTAAAATCTGTGTCCGAAG CTTCTGTGTCTGAGCAGCAAACCAGAGATCCTGTGCTGCAGTTAGTCTCCCTCCAGGAGGCAACTGGCAAGTGGTTGCTTGATCCAGCTCTGCCTACTGCACTGGGAAAGACCAACGAGGAGGTGGAGAAGTCAAAGCCAGTATTG GCCAACAAGGAAATTTGGGCTACCATTCTGGCTCTGATCTGGCTTCATGGTTTAAAGATGGATTCAAAGAATGAGTGGGATCTTCTGGCTATGAAGGCTGCCTCATGGCTCCGTGCTCAGAATG caCCATGGGTGACAGAGTGTGTGGAAGCTGCAAATTTACTGTTGGGTTGCAGCGTGACGAAAGAAGCTCTGGGACTCTGA
- the LOC134641595 gene encoding von Willebrand factor A domain-containing protein 5A-like isoform X2, whose translation MVRACGLLTAQKEPVPLKSIEVELEVRDHVATVVSTLNYENKEDKPLEAVFVFPLPGDAAVCHFSARIGQTQIVAEVKEKQKAREEYDDALSCGQQAFLLEESDQSPDIFSLSVGSLPPGESASIRLEYVTELAVQADDGLRFCLPAVLNPRYQPQGSEGAGVQVTSVPASLVPYSLSFSARVSSPRPISKVESNCSLDPLQYLNTDQTQATVKLAAGHKFDRDVELLIYYKDAHQPTAVVEGGQASAEPGSLMGDPVVMVSLYPEFPQSVMSSVASCGEFVLLMDRSGSMSNTRISSARDTLLLLLKSLPMGCYFNIYSFGSRYEHIFPNSVEYSQQTMEEALKTVEQMEANLGGTEILEPLKHIYSQPCIPNQPRQLFVFTDGEVWDTKEVIDLVKNNSNSHRCFSFGIGEGASSALINGMAKEGGGHAQFITGTDRMQAKVMQSLRFALQPTVVDISVTWDLPKEVSVTVLSPPITALFQGQRSLIYAQLTGQCSEAAEGCVTVKYSLAGHPSENQLHFSLRPAEDTGLTVHKLGARTLIRSLEEGEDRGWQDTKVKEKVVQLSVQSGISSSLTAFIAVFNNNGEAIQGPLLHKNISKHNYVDCTLSPYQDYEDLQEPSLLTMGYMYADQESYDYVGCTLDPYQNCEGYMDADQESGDYMDCTLPLDQDYEACSYKPRNKSDSKTGVFTQMKKILSDFWKSCKTVADGALKSVSEGNARSSVSEQQTRDPVLQLVSLQEATGKWLLDPALPTALGKTNEEVEKSKPVLANKEIWATILALIWLHGLKMDSKNEWDLLAMKAASWLRAQNAPWVTECVEAANLLLGCSVTKEALGL comes from the exons ATGGTGAGAGCCTGTGGTCTGCTAACTGCCCAAAAGGAACCAG ttccTCTGAAGAGCATTgaggtggagctggaggtgAGGGACCATGTGGCTACAGTGGTCTCCACTCTGAACTACGAGAATAAGGAGGACAAACCATTAGAGGCTGTTTTTGTCTTCCCTCTGCCTGGAGATGCTGCTGTCTGTCATTTCAGTGCTAGGATTGGACAGACACAGATTGTAGCTGAGGTGAAGGAGAAACAGAAG GCTCGTGAGGAGTATGATGATGCTCTGAGCTGCGGTCAGCAGGCCTTCCTATTGGAGGAGAGTGATCAGAGTCCAGATATATTCTCTCTGAGTGTGGGCAGTCTGCCTCCAGGAGAGAGCGCCTCCATCAGGTTGGAGTACGTGACTGAGCTGGCTGTGCAGGCTGATGATGGTCTGAGGTTCTGTctgcctgctgtgctcaacCCTCGATACCAACCTCAGG GTAGTGAAGGTGCAGGAGTCCAGGTGACTTCTGTTCCAGCCTCTCTGGTGCCCTACAGTCTGTCTTTCTCTGCCCGAGTGTCCTCTCCTCGTCCAATCTCTAAAGTAGAGTCCAACTGTTCCCTGGACCCGCTCCAGTACCTCAACACTGATCAAACCCAGGCCACG GTCAAGTTGGCTGCAGGACACAAGTTTGACAGAGATGTTGAACTGCTGATTTATTACAAAGACGCCCACCAGCCCACTGCTGTGGTGGAGGGAGGACAGGCCTCTGCTGAGCCGG GCTCTCTGATGGGTGATCCAGTGGTGATGGTCAGTCTGTACCCTGAGTTTCCCCAGTCTGTGATGTCTTCAGTGGCTTCATGTGGagagtttgtgttgttaatgGATCGATCTGGAAGTATGAGTAATACTCGCATCAGCAGTGCCAGG GATACTCTGCTGCTCCTGTTGAAGAGCTTACCAATGGGCTGCTATTtcaatatttacagttttgggtCCAGATATGAACACATCTTCCC TAATAGTGTGGAGTACAGCCAGCAGACCATGGAGGAGGCTCTGAAGACAGTTGAGCAGATGGAGGCTAATCTTGGAGGAACAGAGATCCTGGAGCCCCTTAAACATATTTACAGCCAGCCCTGCATTCCCAATCAGCCTCGACAG CTGTTTGTCTTTACTGATGGAGAGGTGTGGGACACCAAAGAAGTGATAGATCTGGTGAAGAACAACTCAAATTCTCACAG gtgtttttcttttgggaTTGGGGAAGGGGCCAGCTCTGCTCTCATCAATGGGATGGCCAAGGAAGGAGGAGGTCACGCTCAGTTCATCACAGGGACTGACAGGATGCAAGCAAAA gTGATGCAGTCGCTGCGATTTGCTCTGCAGCCGACTGTGGTCGACATCTCAGTCACATGGGATTTACCAAAGGAAGTGTCTGTCACTGTCCTCTCTCCACCAATCACAGCACTTTtccagggtcaaaggtcactgaTTTATGCCCAGCTCACTGGACAG TGCTCAGAGGCAGCAGAGGGCTGTGTGACGGTGAAGTACAGCCTGGCAGGTCATCCTTCTGAGAACCAGCTGCACTTCAGTCTCAGACCTGCAGAGGACACTGG ATTAACAGTCCACAAGCTGGGTGCTCGGACTCTGATTCGTTCCCTGGAGGAGGGAGAAGACAGAGGATGGCAAGACACAAAAGTGAAGGAGAAGGTGGTGCAGCTCAGTGTCCAATCGGGTATAAGCAGTTCACTGACTGCCTTCATTGCTGTCTTCAATAACAATGGCGAGGCGATTCAAGGACCTCTTCTGCACAAAAATATTTCGAAACACa ATTACGTTGATTGCACTCTGAGTCCTTACCAGGATTATGAAG ATCTCCAAGAGCCTTCCCTTCTTACCATGGGTTACATGTATGCTGATCAGGAATCTTATG ATTACGTTGGTTGCACCCTGGATCCTTATCAGAATTGTGAAG GTTACATGGATGCTGATCAGGAATCTGGTG ATTACATGGATTGCACACTGCCTCTTGATCAGGATTATGAAG CTTGTAGCTACAAACCTAGAAATAAGTCTGACAGCAAGACAGGGGTATTTACTCAGATGAAGAAGATACTAAGTGACTTTTGGAAATCTTGTAAGACGGTGGCTGATGGTGCTCTAAAATCTGTGTCCGAAGGTAATGCTAGAT CTTCTGTGTCTGAGCAGCAAACCAGAGATCCTGTGCTGCAGTTAGTCTCCCTCCAGGAGGCAACTGGCAAGTGGTTGCTTGATCCAGCTCTGCCTACTGCACTGGGAAAGACCAACGAGGAGGTGGAGAAGTCAAAGCCAGTATTG GCCAACAAGGAAATTTGGGCTACCATTCTGGCTCTGATCTGGCTTCATGGTTTAAAGATGGATTCAAAGAATGAGTGGGATCTTCTGGCTATGAAGGCTGCCTCATGGCTCCGTGCTCAGAATG caCCATGGGTGACAGAGTGTGTGGAAGCTGCAAATTTACTGTTGGGTTGCAGCGTGACGAAAGAAGCTCTGGGACTCTGA
- the LOC134641595 gene encoding von Willebrand factor A domain-containing protein 5A-like isoform X1: MVRACGLLTAQKEPVPLKSIEVELEVRDHVATVVSTLNYENKEDKPLEAVFVFPLPGDAAVCHFSARIGQTQIVAEVKEKQKAREEYDDALSCGQQAFLLEESDQSPDIFSLSVGSLPPGESASIRLEYVTELAVQADDGLRFCLPAVLNPRYQPQGSEGAGVQVTSVPASLVPYSLSFSARVSSPRPISKVESNCSLDPLQYLNTDQTQATVKLAAGHKFDRDVELLIYYKDAHQPTAVVEGGQASAEPGSLMGDPVVMVSLYPEFPQSVMSSVASCGEFVLLMDRSGSMSNTRISSARDTLLLLLKSLPMGCYFNIYSFGSRYEHIFPNSVEYSQQTMEEALKTVEQMEANLGGTEILEPLKHIYSQPCIPNQPRQVTHQLFVFTDGEVWDTKEVIDLVKNNSNSHRCFSFGIGEGASSALINGMAKEGGGHAQFITGTDRMQAKVMQSLRFALQPTVVDISVTWDLPKEVSVTVLSPPITALFQGQRSLIYAQLTGQCSEAAEGCVTVKYSLAGHPSENQLHFSLRPAEDTGLTVHKLGARTLIRSLEEGEDRGWQDTKVKEKVVQLSVQSGISSSLTAFIAVFNNNGEAIQGPLLHKNISKHNYVDCTLSPYQDYEDLQEPSLLTMGYMYADQESYDYVGCTLDPYQNCEGYMDADQESGDYMDCTLPLDQDYEACSYKPRNKSDSKTGVFTQMKKILSDFWKSCKTVADGALKSVSEGNARSSVSEQQTRDPVLQLVSLQEATGKWLLDPALPTALGKTNEEVEKSKPVLANKEIWATILALIWLHGLKMDSKNEWDLLAMKAASWLRAQNAPWVTECVEAANLLLGCSVTKEALGL; this comes from the exons ATGGTGAGAGCCTGTGGTCTGCTAACTGCCCAAAAGGAACCAG ttccTCTGAAGAGCATTgaggtggagctggaggtgAGGGACCATGTGGCTACAGTGGTCTCCACTCTGAACTACGAGAATAAGGAGGACAAACCATTAGAGGCTGTTTTTGTCTTCCCTCTGCCTGGAGATGCTGCTGTCTGTCATTTCAGTGCTAGGATTGGACAGACACAGATTGTAGCTGAGGTGAAGGAGAAACAGAAG GCTCGTGAGGAGTATGATGATGCTCTGAGCTGCGGTCAGCAGGCCTTCCTATTGGAGGAGAGTGATCAGAGTCCAGATATATTCTCTCTGAGTGTGGGCAGTCTGCCTCCAGGAGAGAGCGCCTCCATCAGGTTGGAGTACGTGACTGAGCTGGCTGTGCAGGCTGATGATGGTCTGAGGTTCTGTctgcctgctgtgctcaacCCTCGATACCAACCTCAGG GTAGTGAAGGTGCAGGAGTCCAGGTGACTTCTGTTCCAGCCTCTCTGGTGCCCTACAGTCTGTCTTTCTCTGCCCGAGTGTCCTCTCCTCGTCCAATCTCTAAAGTAGAGTCCAACTGTTCCCTGGACCCGCTCCAGTACCTCAACACTGATCAAACCCAGGCCACG GTCAAGTTGGCTGCAGGACACAAGTTTGACAGAGATGTTGAACTGCTGATTTATTACAAAGACGCCCACCAGCCCACTGCTGTGGTGGAGGGAGGACAGGCCTCTGCTGAGCCGG GCTCTCTGATGGGTGATCCAGTGGTGATGGTCAGTCTGTACCCTGAGTTTCCCCAGTCTGTGATGTCTTCAGTGGCTTCATGTGGagagtttgtgttgttaatgGATCGATCTGGAAGTATGAGTAATACTCGCATCAGCAGTGCCAGG GATACTCTGCTGCTCCTGTTGAAGAGCTTACCAATGGGCTGCTATTtcaatatttacagttttgggtCCAGATATGAACACATCTTCCC TAATAGTGTGGAGTACAGCCAGCAGACCATGGAGGAGGCTCTGAAGACAGTTGAGCAGATGGAGGCTAATCTTGGAGGAACAGAGATCCTGGAGCCCCTTAAACATATTTACAGCCAGCCCTGCATTCCCAATCAGCCTCGACAGGTAACACACCAG CTGTTTGTCTTTACTGATGGAGAGGTGTGGGACACCAAAGAAGTGATAGATCTGGTGAAGAACAACTCAAATTCTCACAG gtgtttttcttttgggaTTGGGGAAGGGGCCAGCTCTGCTCTCATCAATGGGATGGCCAAGGAAGGAGGAGGTCACGCTCAGTTCATCACAGGGACTGACAGGATGCAAGCAAAA gTGATGCAGTCGCTGCGATTTGCTCTGCAGCCGACTGTGGTCGACATCTCAGTCACATGGGATTTACCAAAGGAAGTGTCTGTCACTGTCCTCTCTCCACCAATCACAGCACTTTtccagggtcaaaggtcactgaTTTATGCCCAGCTCACTGGACAG TGCTCAGAGGCAGCAGAGGGCTGTGTGACGGTGAAGTACAGCCTGGCAGGTCATCCTTCTGAGAACCAGCTGCACTTCAGTCTCAGACCTGCAGAGGACACTGG ATTAACAGTCCACAAGCTGGGTGCTCGGACTCTGATTCGTTCCCTGGAGGAGGGAGAAGACAGAGGATGGCAAGACACAAAAGTGAAGGAGAAGGTGGTGCAGCTCAGTGTCCAATCGGGTATAAGCAGTTCACTGACTGCCTTCATTGCTGTCTTCAATAACAATGGCGAGGCGATTCAAGGACCTCTTCTGCACAAAAATATTTCGAAACACa ATTACGTTGATTGCACTCTGAGTCCTTACCAGGATTATGAAG ATCTCCAAGAGCCTTCCCTTCTTACCATGGGTTACATGTATGCTGATCAGGAATCTTATG ATTACGTTGGTTGCACCCTGGATCCTTATCAGAATTGTGAAG GTTACATGGATGCTGATCAGGAATCTGGTG ATTACATGGATTGCACACTGCCTCTTGATCAGGATTATGAAG CTTGTAGCTACAAACCTAGAAATAAGTCTGACAGCAAGACAGGGGTATTTACTCAGATGAAGAAGATACTAAGTGACTTTTGGAAATCTTGTAAGACGGTGGCTGATGGTGCTCTAAAATCTGTGTCCGAAGGTAATGCTAGAT CTTCTGTGTCTGAGCAGCAAACCAGAGATCCTGTGCTGCAGTTAGTCTCCCTCCAGGAGGCAACTGGCAAGTGGTTGCTTGATCCAGCTCTGCCTACTGCACTGGGAAAGACCAACGAGGAGGTGGAGAAGTCAAAGCCAGTATTG GCCAACAAGGAAATTTGGGCTACCATTCTGGCTCTGATCTGGCTTCATGGTTTAAAGATGGATTCAAAGAATGAGTGGGATCTTCTGGCTATGAAGGCTGCCTCATGGCTCCGTGCTCAGAATG caCCATGGGTGACAGAGTGTGTGGAAGCTGCAAATTTACTGTTGGGTTGCAGCGTGACGAAAGAAGCTCTGGGACTCTGA
- the LOC134641595 gene encoding von Willebrand factor A domain-containing protein 5A-like isoform X4, with the protein MVRACGLLTAQKEPVPLKSIEVELEVRDHVATVVSTLNYENKEDKPLEAVFVFPLPGDAAVCHFSARIGQTQIVAEVKEKQKAREEYDDALSCGQQAFLLEESDQSPDIFSLSVGSLPPGESASIRLEYVTELAVQADDGLRFCLPAVLNPRYQPQGSEGAGVQVTSVPASLVPYSLSFSARVSSPRPISKVESNCSLDPLQYLNTDQTQATVKLAAGHKFDRDVELLIYYKDAHQPTAVVEGGQASAEPGSLMGDPVVMVSLYPEFPQSVMSSVASCGEFVLLMDRSGSMSNTRISSARDTLLLLLKSLPMGCYFNIYSFGSRYEHIFPNSVEYSQQTMEEALKTVEQMEANLGGTEILEPLKHIYSQPCIPNQPRQVTHQLFVFTDGEVWDTKEVIDLVKNNSNSHRCFSFGIGEGASSALINGMAKEGGGHAQFITGTDRMQAKVMQSLRFALQPTVVDISVTWDLPKEVSVTVLSPPITALFQGQRSLIYAQLTGQCSEAAEGCVTVKYSLAGHPSENQLHFSLRPAEDTGLTVHKLGARTLIRSLEEGEDRGWQDTKVKEKVVQLSVQSGISSSLTAFIAVFNNNGEAIQGPLLHKNISKHNYVDCTLSPYQDYEDLQEPSLLTMGYMYADQESYDYVGCTLDPYQNCEGYMDADQESGDYMDCTLPLDQDYEASVSEQQTRDPVLQLVSLQEATGKWLLDPALPTALGKTNEEVEKSKPVLANKEIWATILALIWLHGLKMDSKNEWDLLAMKAASWLRAQNAPWVTECVEAANLLLGCSVTKEALGL; encoded by the exons ATGGTGAGAGCCTGTGGTCTGCTAACTGCCCAAAAGGAACCAG ttccTCTGAAGAGCATTgaggtggagctggaggtgAGGGACCATGTGGCTACAGTGGTCTCCACTCTGAACTACGAGAATAAGGAGGACAAACCATTAGAGGCTGTTTTTGTCTTCCCTCTGCCTGGAGATGCTGCTGTCTGTCATTTCAGTGCTAGGATTGGACAGACACAGATTGTAGCTGAGGTGAAGGAGAAACAGAAG GCTCGTGAGGAGTATGATGATGCTCTGAGCTGCGGTCAGCAGGCCTTCCTATTGGAGGAGAGTGATCAGAGTCCAGATATATTCTCTCTGAGTGTGGGCAGTCTGCCTCCAGGAGAGAGCGCCTCCATCAGGTTGGAGTACGTGACTGAGCTGGCTGTGCAGGCTGATGATGGTCTGAGGTTCTGTctgcctgctgtgctcaacCCTCGATACCAACCTCAGG GTAGTGAAGGTGCAGGAGTCCAGGTGACTTCTGTTCCAGCCTCTCTGGTGCCCTACAGTCTGTCTTTCTCTGCCCGAGTGTCCTCTCCTCGTCCAATCTCTAAAGTAGAGTCCAACTGTTCCCTGGACCCGCTCCAGTACCTCAACACTGATCAAACCCAGGCCACG GTCAAGTTGGCTGCAGGACACAAGTTTGACAGAGATGTTGAACTGCTGATTTATTACAAAGACGCCCACCAGCCCACTGCTGTGGTGGAGGGAGGACAGGCCTCTGCTGAGCCGG GCTCTCTGATGGGTGATCCAGTGGTGATGGTCAGTCTGTACCCTGAGTTTCCCCAGTCTGTGATGTCTTCAGTGGCTTCATGTGGagagtttgtgttgttaatgGATCGATCTGGAAGTATGAGTAATACTCGCATCAGCAGTGCCAGG GATACTCTGCTGCTCCTGTTGAAGAGCTTACCAATGGGCTGCTATTtcaatatttacagttttgggtCCAGATATGAACACATCTTCCC TAATAGTGTGGAGTACAGCCAGCAGACCATGGAGGAGGCTCTGAAGACAGTTGAGCAGATGGAGGCTAATCTTGGAGGAACAGAGATCCTGGAGCCCCTTAAACATATTTACAGCCAGCCCTGCATTCCCAATCAGCCTCGACAGGTAACACACCAG CTGTTTGTCTTTACTGATGGAGAGGTGTGGGACACCAAAGAAGTGATAGATCTGGTGAAGAACAACTCAAATTCTCACAG gtgtttttcttttgggaTTGGGGAAGGGGCCAGCTCTGCTCTCATCAATGGGATGGCCAAGGAAGGAGGAGGTCACGCTCAGTTCATCACAGGGACTGACAGGATGCAAGCAAAA gTGATGCAGTCGCTGCGATTTGCTCTGCAGCCGACTGTGGTCGACATCTCAGTCACATGGGATTTACCAAAGGAAGTGTCTGTCACTGTCCTCTCTCCACCAATCACAGCACTTTtccagggtcaaaggtcactgaTTTATGCCCAGCTCACTGGACAG TGCTCAGAGGCAGCAGAGGGCTGTGTGACGGTGAAGTACAGCCTGGCAGGTCATCCTTCTGAGAACCAGCTGCACTTCAGTCTCAGACCTGCAGAGGACACTGG ATTAACAGTCCACAAGCTGGGTGCTCGGACTCTGATTCGTTCCCTGGAGGAGGGAGAAGACAGAGGATGGCAAGACACAAAAGTGAAGGAGAAGGTGGTGCAGCTCAGTGTCCAATCGGGTATAAGCAGTTCACTGACTGCCTTCATTGCTGTCTTCAATAACAATGGCGAGGCGATTCAAGGACCTCTTCTGCACAAAAATATTTCGAAACACa ATTACGTTGATTGCACTCTGAGTCCTTACCAGGATTATGAAG ATCTCCAAGAGCCTTCCCTTCTTACCATGGGTTACATGTATGCTGATCAGGAATCTTATG ATTACGTTGGTTGCACCCTGGATCCTTATCAGAATTGTGAAG GTTACATGGATGCTGATCAGGAATCTGGTG ATTACATGGATTGCACACTGCCTCTTGATCAGGATTATGAAG CTTCTGTGTCTGAGCAGCAAACCAGAGATCCTGTGCTGCAGTTAGTCTCCCTCCAGGAGGCAACTGGCAAGTGGTTGCTTGATCCAGCTCTGCCTACTGCACTGGGAAAGACCAACGAGGAGGTGGAGAAGTCAAAGCCAGTATTG GCCAACAAGGAAATTTGGGCTACCATTCTGGCTCTGATCTGGCTTCATGGTTTAAAGATGGATTCAAAGAATGAGTGGGATCTTCTGGCTATGAAGGCTGCCTCATGGCTCCGTGCTCAGAATG caCCATGGGTGACAGAGTGTGTGGAAGCTGCAAATTTACTGTTGGGTTGCAGCGTGACGAAAGAAGCTCTGGGACTCTGA